One Eurosta solidaginis isolate ZX-2024a chromosome 5, ASM4086904v1, whole genome shotgun sequence DNA segment encodes these proteins:
- the LOC137234051 gene encoding uncharacterized protein — translation MKLSTIFFIALTITFAVATVRAEEVVGEQKVAIDDGPSEASNTEVLQTNTETSDAGIWEDLYNLIIAIGTNVEYLFGWPVKMVLEYGHISVDKEDKPELNSTTDDENNIQAAQEMPHQDTSIESSENKIQPVQEMAIESPPVQELPVDGTNTKFLDALRKVDNEEKPKQDN, via the exons ATGAAGttatcaacaatattttttatagcTTTGACTATCACTTTTGCTGTTGCTACTGTGAGAGCCGAGGAAGTAGTTGGTGAACAAAAAGTAGCAATTGATGATGGACCATCGGAAGCATCAAATACTGAAGTCCTACAAACAAATACTGAAACTTCTGATGCTGGAATATGGGAGgatttatataatttaataatCGCTATAGGCACGAATGTTGAATATCTTTTTGGTTGGCCAGTGAAAATGGTGTTAGAA tATGGCCATATCTCTGTCGATAAGGAGGATAAACCAGAGCTAAATTCAACAACAGATGATGAAAATAATATTCAGGCAGCTCAAGAGATGCCACATCAAGACACGTCAATTGAAAGTAGTGAAAATAAAATTCAGCCAGTTCAGGAGATGGCAATTGAAAGTCCACCGGTCCAAGAGCTGCCAGTTGATGGTACTAATACAAAATTTTTAGATGCACTTCGAAAAGTTGATAACGAAGAGAAACCAAAACAAGATAACTAA